The Thamnophis elegans isolate rThaEle1 chromosome Z, rThaEle1.pri, whole genome shotgun sequence genome contains a region encoding:
- the LOC116521995 gene encoding vomeronasal type-2 receptor 26-like: protein MYFAIDEIEKNAKVFPNLTLTPLIVETCFNAIKASKFVLDFLFLSQGSPINFNCVGRRNLNFLPIIGDLTSLNSIQMAHMLNIYKFPQINYGSFDPVLSDKRQFPSFFSTVPNENLQYEGIVLLLKHFGWNWIGLLVSENESGEAFIQNLEPKLFQSDICIAWIALIPILADALLNRGFIQERIDNVIDIILQKNVTVFLASGTAQSMEILQWGLYLREAYQMTPIDHRVWIMTYQWDFTLHYFLRNTRFNNSVGEEIFFDEKGEFDPGYDIFNYVSFHNKSFQRIRIGKMVSKSLDGKKFTINENTIVWNHKFHQVRPRARCVESCRQGYSRVVQEGKHICCYNCRQCPEGRISIEMDADQCERCPEDEYSNAEKVQCLPKRFSYLSYGEPLGIVLSSLTLFFSAILILVAVTFILHWDTPIVKANNRNITCILLSSLLLCFLCSLLFIGQPGNVTCFLRQTMFGTIFSLSVSCVLAKTITVVMAFLATKPGNQMRKWLGNRLAGSIIVFCSFNQAVICMVWLIVSPPFPEWDMDSQVQEIIVQCNEGSDVMFYIVLGYLWLLAIISFTVAFFARKLPDTFNEAKLITFSMLVFCSIWVSFIPAYLSTKGKYMVAVEVFSILGSTAGLLGCIFLPKCYIILLNPHLNTKQHLTRRID, encoded by the exons ATGTATTTTGCTATTGATGAGATCGAGAAAAATGCCAAGGTCTTCCCCAACCTCACACTAACACCGCTGATTGTTGAAACTTGTTTCAATGCCATAAAGGCCAGTAAGTTTGTTTTAGATTTTCTGTTTCTGAGTCAAGGGAGTCCTATCAACTTCAACTGTGTTGGAAGAAGGAATCTGAACTTCTTGCCTATCATTGGTGACCTCACCTCACTCAATTCCATCCAGATGGCCCACATGTTGAACATCTACAAGTTTCCACag ATCAATTATGGTTCCTTTGACCCAGTCCTGAGTGATAAAAGGCAGTTCCCTTCCTTTTTCAGCACGGTTCCCAATGAAAATTTGCAATACGAGGGGATTGTTCTTTTACTAAAACATTTTGGATGGAACTGGATTGGCCTCTTGGTCTCAGAGAATGAGAGTGGGGAAGCCTTTATTCAAAATCTCGAACCAAAGCTCTTCCAGAGTGATATTTGCATTGCTTGGATAGCGTTGATCCCAATTTTAGCAGATGCACTCTTAAATAGAGGTTTCATTCAGGAACGGATAGACAACGTAATAGACATTATCTTACAGAAGAATGTCACTGTATTTCTTGCTTCTGGAACTGCCCAatcaatggagattttacaatggGGACTTTATTTGCGTGAAGCTTACCAAATGACCCCAATAGACCACAGAGTATGGATCATGACCTACCAGTGGGATTTCACT CTTCATTACTTTCTGAGAAACACCCGTTTTAATAACAGTGTGGGAGAAGAAATCTTCTTTGATGAGAAAGGGGAGTTTGACCCGGGATATGACATCTTCAACTATGTCTCCTTCCACAATAAATCCTTCCAGAGAATCCGGATTGGAAAGATGGTCTCCAAATCTCTTGATGGGAAGAAATTCACTATTAATGAAAATACCATTGTGTGGAATCACAAGTTTCACCAG gtACGTCCCCGTGCCAGATGTGTAGAAAGCTGCCGTCAGGGGTACAGCAGGGTTGTTCAGGAGGGAAAACATATTTGTTGCTACAATTGTAGACAATGTCCTGAAGGAAGAATTTCAATTGAAATGG ATGCAGACCAATGTGAGAGATGCCCAGAAGATGAGTATTCGAATGCAGAAAAAGTCCAGTGCCTTCCCAAACGGTTCAGCTATTTATCCTATGGGGAACCCTTGGGAATCGTTTTGAGTTCTCTGACTCTTTTCTTTTCAGCAATTCTTATTTTGGTGGCAGTGACCTTCATTCTACATTGGGACacccccattgtcaaagccaacaacaggaaTATCACGTgcatcctcctttcctctctcctgctGTGTTTTCTGTGCTCTCTGCTCTTCATAGGTCAGCCTGGGAATGTGACTTGCTTTCTCAGGCAAACTATGTTTGgcaccattttctctctctcggtATCTTGTGTCTTGGCCAAGACCATCACGGTTGTTATGGCTTTCCTGGCCACTAAGCCAGGAAACCAGATGAGGAAATGGCTAGGAAACAGACTGGCAGGATCCATCATTGTCTTCTGCTCCTTTAATCAAGCCGTTATCTGTATGGTATGGTTGATCGTATCTCCTCCCTTCCCTGAATGGGACATGGATTCACAGGTTCAAGAGATCATTGTtcaatgtaatgaaggctcagaTGTCATGTTTTACATAGTCCTGGGCTACTTGTGGCTCCTAGCCATCATCAGTTTCACTGTGGCTTTCTTTGCCAGAAAACTGCCTGATACTTTTAACGAAGCcaaactgatcaccttcagcatgcttgtGTTTTGTAGCATTTGGGTATCCTTCATCCCagcctatctgagcaccaaagggaaatacatggtggctgtggaggtcTTTTCCATCTTGGGCTCTACTGCAGGCCTCCTGGGCTGCATCTTCCTGCCCAAGTGCTACATCATTCTCCTGAACCCACATCTCAACACAAAACAACACCTGACTAGGAGAATAGATTAA